One Solanum pennellii chromosome 10, SPENNV200 genomic region harbors:
- the LOC107001256 gene encoding uncharacterized protein LOC107001256, producing MFYASGLSFNFANSPYFKKYSKFLAENSIPGYIPPSYNRLRSTLLAQEKTHIDRKLQPIKGTWKKKGLSICSDGWSDTKRRPLINIMASSSGGPMFLNSINSSGIVKDGEYIANLFIEAIENVGSNNVVQVITDNASNMKLAGTIVEQKYPHIFWTPCVVHCLNLALKSMCQPSEKSPHFTNCKWILELLSEVSNLKNFVVNHDMAHALFQKHSDLCLLKVGETRFASHIIMTTRIRKVKSSLEKMVMDDEWKNYKGDKGIEAKTREIKSFIMNDEKWDSIDYFLKFTEPIVDMLRSADIDGPKLHLIYDMWDSMIEKVKKVIFEHEGKDLISGQSNFFDTIHDILVARWNKSNTPLHCMAHSLVPKYYHESWLEGENGIRKLAPNEDSEISLNRVKCFQRYFKNSNEMKQASLEYGSFCSGNGYFSEPHVIDAMMYEDSLSWWANHGVSAPLLQQLAYKLLTQPASSSCCERNWSTYSLIHNIKRNKLATSRAEDLVFVHYNLRLLSRKKEKYINGPSKYWDVGGDRFDIDETTNDLTELSIDDPQIEGVIFEEEFEDLEEVEEDVEEIANLIK from the exons ATGTTCTACGCATCAGGTTTATCATTCAACTTTGCCAACTctccttattttaaaaaatattctaagtttcTAGCCGAAAATTCCATTCCCGGTTATATTCCCCCATCATATAATAGATTGAGGTCAACTCTTTTAGCTCAAGAAAAAACACatattgatagaaagttgcaaCCAATAAAAGGTACATGGAAAAAGAAAGGATTGTCGATTTGTTCGGATGGATGGTCCGATACTAAAAGACGACCTTTGATCAATATAATGGCATCATCTAGTGGAGGCCCAATGTTTTTGAATTCAATCAATTCTAGTGGAATCGTAAAAGATGGTGAATATATTGCTAACTTATTTATTGAAGCAATAGAAAATGTAGGTTCAAACAATGTTGTTCAAGTTATTACGGATAATGCAAGTAATATGAAACTTGCCGGTACTATAGTGGAGCAAAAATATCCTCATATATTTTGGACTCCTTGCGTTGTTCATTGTTTGAATCTAGCTTTGAAAAGTATGTGCCAACCTTCGGAAAAATCACCTCACTTTACTAATTGTAAATGGATTTTAGAGTTACTTAGTGAAGTGAGCAATTTAAAGAATTTTGTTGTGAACCATGACATGGCACATGCACTTTTTCAAAAACATTCGGATTTGTGTTTGTTGAAGGTTGGTGAAACAAGATTTGCCTCACACATCATTATGACCACCCGAATTCGCAAAGTAAAATCTTCTTTGGAGAAAATGGTCATGGATGATGAATGGAAGAATTATAAGGGGGATAAGGGAATTGAAGCCAAGACACGTGAAATAAAATCGTTCATAATGAATGATGAAAAATGGGATAGTATTGACTATTTCTTGAAATTTACGGAACCAATTGTTGATATGCTAAGAAGTGCCGATATTGATGGTCCAAAATTACATCTCATTTATGATATGTGGGACTCAATGATTGAGAAAGTCAAGAAAGTCATCTTTGAGCATGAGGGAAAAGATCTCATTTCCGgtcaatcaaatttttttgatactATTCATGATATTCTTGTGGCTAGGTGGAACAAAAGTAACACACCTCTACATTGTATGGCACATTCTTTGGTTCCCAAATATTATCATGAATCATGGCTTGAAGGAGAGAATGGAATTCGAAAGCTAGCTCCCAATGAAGATAGTGAAATTTCATTGAATAGAGTCAAGTGCTTTCAAAGGTACTTTAAAAATTCTAATGAAATGAAACAAGCCTCATTGGAGTATGGATCCTTTTGTAGCGGAAATGGCTATTTTAGTGAGCCTCATGTGATTGACGCTATGATGTATGAAGATTCTCTTTCTTGGTGGGCAAATCACGGGGTCTCGGCTCCACTTTTGCAACAATTAGCTTACAAGTTGCTTACTCAACCGGCTTCTTCCTCTTGTTGTGAAAGAAATTGGAGTACATATTCTTTGATTCACAATATCAAGAGAAATAAGTTAGCAACTTCAAGAGCCGAAGATTTAGTGTTTGTACATTATAATCTCCGATTGTTGTCTCGCAAGAAAGAGAAATATATAAATGGGCCAAGCAAATATTGGGATGTTG gtggAGATCGGTTTGATATTGATGAGACAACTAATGATCTAACCGAGCTTTCAATAGATGACCCTCAAATTGAAGGTGTGATATTTGAggaagagtttgaagatttggaagaagttgaagaagatgTGGAAGAGATagctaacttaattaaataa